In the Longimicrobiales bacterium genome, one interval contains:
- a CDS encoding APC family permease, with protein sequence MNGPSTTPSGTLARVVGVPGAVLMGLGSILGTGIFVSIGIAAGVAGPGVVLAVILAAIVATLNGLSSAQLAAAHPVSGGTYAYGYRYLNPRLGFTAGWMFLWAKSASAATAALGFSGYVLSASGVHGTLPRVALALGLLAVLTTVVAGGIRRSNAANAVIVSVTLAGLSAFVLIGFPGMFERGLAPFQPLLDPMTGGMRGLLHGTALMFVAYTGYGRIATLGEEIREPSQNIPRAIITTLVVTMVVYAVVTAVAVSTAGAEGLTSATDAETAPLVVVARLLPVPGVSWVVGIAAVTAMAGVLLNLLLGLSRVAFAMGRQGDLPRSVGHVAGPEKSPVRAVLLVATIIAVLASSGSVVTTWSFSAFTVLVYYALTNLAALRLPEPDRRYPRWTALSGLVCCLGLAFFVDATIWAAGLTLIALGLVWHEVAQRRMPRSGNQSN encoded by the coding sequence ATGAACGGGCCATCGACCACTCCTAGCGGCACCCTCGCACGGGTCGTGGGAGTTCCGGGCGCCGTCCTCATGGGATTGGGCTCGATCCTGGGAACGGGAATCTTCGTGAGCATCGGAATCGCGGCGGGTGTAGCGGGTCCAGGAGTCGTGCTCGCAGTCATCCTGGCTGCGATTGTCGCCACGTTGAACGGTCTGTCCAGTGCTCAGCTCGCTGCGGCCCATCCGGTCAGTGGCGGGACCTATGCTTACGGCTACCGCTACCTCAACCCCCGTCTCGGCTTCACTGCCGGATGGATGTTCTTATGGGCGAAGTCGGCATCGGCTGCGACCGCGGCCCTCGGCTTCTCGGGTTACGTCCTGTCGGCATCAGGCGTGCACGGGACCCTCCCTCGGGTGGCGTTGGCTCTCGGCTTACTCGCCGTGCTGACCACGGTCGTCGCGGGCGGAATCCGTCGGTCAAATGCTGCGAACGCTGTCATCGTATCCGTGACCCTGGCCGGGCTCTCCGCATTCGTACTGATCGGATTCCCGGGGATGTTCGAGCGGGGCCTGGCTCCGTTTCAACCGTTGCTGGACCCTATGACGGGCGGCATGAGAGGACTACTCCACGGCACTGCCCTCATGTTCGTCGCGTACACCGGATACGGGCGTATCGCCACTCTGGGTGAGGAGATACGGGAACCTTCCCAGAATATCCCGCGCGCCATCATTACCACGCTCGTGGTGACCATGGTGGTCTACGCCGTAGTCACCGCTGTGGCGGTCTCTACGGCGGGCGCAGAGGGCCTCACGTCGGCGACCGACGCCGAGACGGCGCCGCTGGTCGTTGTGGCCCGACTTCTCCCCGTGCCTGGAGTGAGTTGGGTCGTCGGGATCGCTGCGGTCACCGCGATGGCCGGAGTTTTGCTGAACCTCCTCTTGGGTCTGTCGCGGGTGGCCTTCGCCATGGGACGCCAAGGAGACCTACCACGTAGTGTGGGACACGTCGCCGGACCCGAGAAATCACCGGTCCGCGCAGTGCTCCTCGTGGCAACGATCATCGCCGTCCTAGCCAGTTCGGGGAGCGTGGTGACCACGTGGTCGTTCTCGGCATTCACCGTTCTCGTTTACTACGCGCTCACGAATTTGGCCGCGCTCCGCCTGCCCGAGCCGGACCGACGATACCCCAGGTGGACAGCTCTATCAGGACTGGTGTGCTGTCTCGGTCTGGCCTTCTTCGTGGACGCCACGATCTGGGCAGCCGGGCTGACACTCATAGCGCTCGGCCTGGTCTGGCACGAAGTCGCACAGCGGCGCATGCCGCGAAGCGGAAATCAGTCGAACTGA